The Burkholderia ambifaria AMMD genome has a segment encoding these proteins:
- a CDS encoding HlyD family secretion protein, which yields METTQAAASREAATIDPPAKQQRRVPWMRIAVGAVVVVVAAAALDWLFVLRFQESTDDAYVGGDVTVLAPKVNGFVDKILVTDNQRVKAGDVLVQLDARDYDAKLAQAAAEVDSARSAVTELEAKQQLQYAVIGQHAADRNASSAELTRASSDRVRYRELVKSDAVSNQIVERADADYSKADAAVARSDAALLASKRQLDVLGAQLADARARVNTALAAQRVAALNVEYTTIRSPVDGYVGNRTSRVGMLANVGVPLLTVVPASGLWIDANFKEDQLRKMRAGDRVDVTLDASSTRLHGRVDSLAPATGATFSVLPPENATGNFTKIVQRVPVRVHLDPQPGLEHVLRPGLSAAVTVHTDHAN from the coding sequence ATGGAAACGACCCAAGCCGCTGCTTCCCGCGAAGCAGCCACAATCGACCCGCCCGCGAAGCAGCAGCGCCGCGTGCCGTGGATGCGCATCGCGGTGGGCGCCGTGGTGGTCGTCGTGGCTGCGGCCGCGCTCGACTGGCTGTTCGTGCTGCGCTTCCAGGAAAGCACCGACGACGCATATGTCGGCGGCGACGTCACCGTGCTCGCGCCGAAGGTGAACGGCTTCGTCGACAAGATCCTCGTGACCGACAACCAGCGCGTGAAGGCCGGCGACGTGCTCGTGCAGCTCGATGCGCGCGACTACGATGCGAAGCTCGCGCAGGCCGCCGCGGAAGTCGACAGCGCGCGCTCCGCGGTGACGGAACTCGAAGCGAAGCAGCAGCTGCAATACGCGGTGATCGGCCAGCATGCGGCGGACCGCAATGCGTCATCGGCCGAGCTCACGCGTGCGTCGTCCGACCGCGTGCGCTACCGCGAGCTCGTCAAATCCGATGCGGTGTCGAACCAGATCGTCGAGCGCGCGGATGCCGACTATTCGAAGGCGGACGCGGCCGTCGCCCGCAGCGACGCCGCGCTGCTCGCGTCGAAGCGGCAGCTCGACGTGCTCGGCGCGCAACTCGCCGATGCGCGGGCCCGCGTGAACACGGCGCTCGCCGCGCAACGCGTCGCGGCGCTGAACGTCGAATACACGACGATCCGCTCGCCGGTCGACGGCTACGTCGGCAACCGTACGAGCCGCGTCGGGATGCTCGCGAATGTCGGCGTGCCGCTGCTGACGGTCGTGCCCGCGTCGGGGCTGTGGATCGACGCGAACTTCAAGGAAGACCAGCTGCGCAAGATGCGCGCGGGCGATCGCGTCGACGTCACGCTCGATGCGTCGAGCACGCGCCTGCACGGCCGCGTCGACAGCCTCGCGCCCGCGACCGGCGCGACCTTCAGCGTGCTGCCGCCCGAGAACGCGACCGGCAACTTCACGAAGATCGTCCAGCGCGTGCCGGTGCGCGTGCATCTCGATCCGCAGCCGGGCCTCGAGCACGTGCTGCGCCCCGGCCTGTCCGCGGCCGTCACGGTGCACACCGACCACGCGAACTGA
- a CDS encoding AraC family transcriptional regulator, whose translation MLVIFGQIDMTSPSRKDHLGLRRPTIPVAYPRLLLQALAARGVDLAAVRAGTGLRDAVLAEPDARVAPSQWGRLVLNAIGIGGDPGIGLAFGLLLKPTVHGFLGYATLTARDIRDALVVTQRYFRMRNRQYRLTYAEDEHGATLELHGVQASPVLQHHVMFEFVLTGLAQNISQWSGRASPPIALRFAWPEPGYFARYRDQLPPVEFGCAANALWIARDVLDWPLPLADEVAHRQALVQVEREYAQVRQEEGDLVERVRAELARTAGDYSSPEALADALLVSTRTLRRRLEEAGSSYRQLLDEARFRDAKQLLAASDLDLKTIAERLQFTDPANFTRAFRRWAGQTPSAYREAAGNPARE comes from the coding sequence ATGCTTGTCATTTTCGGCCAAATCGACATGACCTCCCCGTCACGCAAGGATCACCTCGGGCTTCGCCGGCCGACGATTCCGGTCGCCTATCCGCGCCTGCTGCTGCAGGCGCTGGCCGCACGCGGCGTCGATCTGGCCGCGGTGCGTGCCGGCACCGGGCTGCGCGACGCGGTATTGGCCGAACCGGACGCACGCGTCGCGCCATCTCAATGGGGCCGGCTCGTGCTGAATGCGATCGGGATCGGCGGCGATCCGGGCATCGGGCTCGCGTTCGGGCTGCTGCTGAAGCCGACCGTGCACGGCTTCCTCGGCTATGCGACGCTGACCGCGCGGGACATCCGCGACGCGCTGGTCGTCACGCAGCGCTACTTCCGGATGCGCAATCGCCAATATCGTCTGACCTACGCGGAGGACGAACACGGCGCAACGCTCGAACTGCACGGCGTGCAGGCGAGCCCCGTGCTGCAGCATCACGTGATGTTCGAGTTCGTGCTGACCGGGCTCGCGCAAAATATCTCGCAGTGGTCCGGGCGCGCGTCGCCGCCGATCGCGCTGCGCTTCGCGTGGCCGGAGCCCGGCTATTTCGCGCGTTATCGCGACCAGTTGCCGCCGGTCGAATTCGGCTGCGCGGCGAATGCGCTGTGGATCGCGCGCGACGTGCTCGACTGGCCGCTGCCGCTCGCCGATGAAGTCGCACACCGGCAGGCGCTCGTGCAGGTCGAGCGCGAGTATGCGCAGGTGCGTCAGGAGGAAGGCGATCTGGTCGAGCGCGTGCGCGCGGAGCTGGCGCGCACGGCCGGCGACTATTCGAGCCCGGAGGCGCTCGCCGACGCGCTGCTCGTGTCGACGCGCACGTTGCGGCGCCGGCTCGAGGAAGCCGGGTCGAGCTACCGGCAACTGCTCGACGAAGCGCGGTTTCGCGATGCGAAGCAGTTGCTCGCGGCCTCGGACCTCGACCTGAAGACGATCGCCGAGCGGCTGCAATTCACCGACCCGGCGAATTTCACGCGGGCGTTTCGACGGTGGGCCGGGCAGACGCCGAGTGCCTATCGGGAGGCGGCCGGCAATCCGGCACGCGAGTAA
- a CDS encoding MarR family winged helix-turn-helix transcriptional regulator, with translation MNDIQIAQACNCLALRQAARFVTQLYERHLAPVGVTPAQFSIMANLSRRPGLVMSELADTLVMDRTTLLRALKPLQRDGFVAAAASEHDARAHALSLTKLGERTYAQAKVAWQAAQDEFDTQFGRDRAKALRDELFSLTAQR, from the coding sequence ATGAACGATATCCAGATCGCCCAGGCCTGCAATTGCCTCGCGCTGCGTCAGGCAGCGCGCTTCGTCACGCAACTCTACGAGCGGCATCTGGCCCCGGTCGGTGTCACGCCCGCGCAGTTCTCGATCATGGCGAACCTGTCGCGCCGGCCCGGCCTCGTGATGAGCGAGCTTGCCGATACGCTGGTGATGGACCGCACCACGCTGTTGCGCGCGCTCAAGCCGCTGCAGCGCGACGGCTTCGTCGCCGCGGCCGCGTCCGAGCATGACGCCCGCGCGCACGCGCTCAGCCTGACGAAGCTCGGCGAGCGCACCTATGCGCAGGCGAAAGTCGCGTGGCAGGCCGCGCAGGATGAGTTCGACACGCAGTTCGGCCGCGACCGCGCCAAGGCGCTGCGCGACGAGTTGTTCAGCCTGACGGCGCAGCGATAG
- a CDS encoding aconitase X swivel domain-containing protein yields the protein MTDATMRQLTGDTLVPGSACANTVVLDKPLSFWGGYDSGVGRIVDCGHPQAGASLAGRIMVMPHAKGSSSSSSVLAEAVRNGTGPVGIVLKERDLIISIGAIVAAELYAIAVPVVRVTDDVYDAIVAATGEVRIEAREGDGGARIDVGS from the coding sequence ATGACTGACGCAACGATGAGGCAGCTGACGGGCGACACGCTCGTGCCGGGCAGCGCATGCGCGAACACGGTCGTGCTCGACAAGCCGCTCAGCTTCTGGGGCGGCTACGACTCGGGCGTGGGGCGAATCGTCGATTGCGGGCATCCGCAGGCCGGCGCAAGCCTGGCCGGCCGGATCATGGTGATGCCGCACGCGAAGGGTTCGAGTTCGAGCAGCAGCGTGCTCGCGGAAGCGGTGCGCAACGGTACGGGGCCGGTCGGGATCGTGCTGAAGGAGCGCGACCTGATCATCTCGATCGGCGCGATCGTGGCGGCGGAACTCTATGCGATCGCGGTGCCGGTGGTCCGCGTGACGGACGACGTGTATGACGCGATTGTCGCGGCGACGGGCGAAGTGCGGATCGAGGCACGCGAAGGCGATGGCGGCGCGCGGATCGACGTCGGCAGCTGA
- a CDS encoding LysR family transcriptional regulator, with protein MDYIDKLRIFRSVVEMRSFTRAADMHGLARPVVSRAVADLEARFGSRLLHRTTRQVSLTETAERIYERCAAVLDELDSLEAQAQSHTREPEGLLRLVAHTTAALNRLVPLIAGFKAAHPKVRLDVTLTERPVDLVGEGYDIGIVVPYMLTSETTVVRLVERIPVVIVATPAYLRAHPRPETPAALAEHAFVPLSPSLRRPALSFRVDGDTLTVPLSFDVSSNSPVFNREMVMHDFGIGVVPRTLVEAELASGALVQLLEDADLVDAFVEIKLAYANRALLPAKVKAFIDYTAAYCDHDGRIVPAAA; from the coding sequence ATGGACTACATCGACAAGCTGCGGATCTTCCGGTCGGTGGTGGAAATGCGCAGCTTCACGCGCGCCGCCGACATGCACGGCCTCGCGCGGCCGGTCGTGTCGCGGGCGGTCGCGGATCTCGAGGCGCGCTTCGGCAGCCGCCTGCTGCACCGGACCACGCGCCAGGTCTCGCTGACCGAAACCGCCGAGCGCATCTACGAGCGCTGCGCGGCCGTGCTCGACGAACTCGACTCGCTGGAAGCGCAGGCGCAGTCGCACACGCGCGAGCCCGAGGGGCTGCTGCGCCTGGTCGCGCACACGACGGCCGCGCTGAACCGGCTCGTGCCGCTGATCGCCGGCTTCAAGGCCGCGCATCCGAAGGTGCGCCTCGACGTCACGCTGACCGAGCGCCCGGTCGACCTCGTCGGCGAAGGCTACGACATCGGCATCGTCGTGCCGTACATGCTGACGAGCGAGACGACCGTGGTGCGCCTGGTCGAACGCATTCCGGTGGTGATCGTCGCGACGCCCGCGTATCTGCGCGCGCATCCGCGTCCCGAGACGCCGGCCGCGCTCGCCGAGCATGCGTTCGTGCCGCTGTCGCCGTCGCTGCGCCGGCCCGCGCTGTCGTTCCGCGTCGACGGCGACACGCTGACCGTGCCGTTGAGCTTCGACGTCTCGTCGAACAGCCCCGTCTTCAACCGTGAAATGGTGATGCACGACTTCGGCATCGGCGTCGTGCCGAGAACGCTCGTCGAGGCCGAACTCGCGTCGGGCGCCCTCGTGCAGTTGCTGGAAGACGCCGATCTGGTCGACGCGTTCGTGGAGATCAAGCTCGCTTACGCAAACCGCGCGCTGCTGCCCGCGAAGGTCAAGGCGTTCATCGACTACACGGCCGCGTACTGCGACCACGACGGCCGGATTGTTCCCGCCGCCGCGTGA
- a CDS encoding DHA2 family efflux MFS transporter permease subunit, producing MTTAFSGDPASQPTKQRVFAFALMCVGFFMATLDIQIVASSLRDIGGGLSASQDELSWVQTAYLIAEIIVIPMSGWLSKVMSTRWLFVASAVGFTITSMLCGLAWDINSMILFRGLQGALGAAMIPTVFTTAFVLFPGRQRLIASTTIGALASLAPAIGPVIGGWITDQWSWHWLFYLNLVPGIAVAVLVPRYVHIDEPDPSLLKRGDYLGIALMSGFLGCLEYVLEEGPRKNWFSDDAIVICAWISAICGFLFIVHALTADDPVVDLRALAVRNFGIGSLLSFVTGIGIFVTVFLTPLFLSQVRAFSSLQIGIALLSVGAFQLLALCAYAFAARYFSMRALLVFGLICFGLGCYLYTPITHDWGWRELLLPQALRGIGQQFSVPPIVTMALGSLPQSRLKSASGLFNLMRNLGGAIGIAVSATMLNDRLNFHYLRLNEHVSAGEPQIASLLDRQAAYWTSVAGNTLDTAQAGLANLHRLIYREALTLTYADAYYALSLCFIVALIAVAFSRPITLNAPPPDAH from the coding sequence ATGACCACCGCGTTTTCCGGCGACCCCGCGTCGCAACCGACGAAGCAGCGCGTCTTCGCGTTCGCGCTGATGTGCGTCGGCTTCTTCATGGCGACGCTCGACATCCAGATCGTCGCGTCGTCGCTGCGTGACATCGGCGGCGGCCTGTCCGCCAGCCAGGACGAGCTGTCGTGGGTGCAGACGGCCTACCTGATTGCCGAGATCATCGTGATCCCGATGTCGGGCTGGCTGTCGAAGGTGATGTCGACGCGCTGGCTGTTCGTCGCGTCGGCGGTCGGCTTCACGATCACGAGCATGCTGTGCGGGCTCGCGTGGGACATCAACTCGATGATCCTGTTCCGCGGGCTGCAGGGCGCGCTCGGCGCCGCGATGATCCCGACCGTGTTCACGACCGCGTTCGTGCTGTTCCCGGGCAGGCAGCGGCTGATCGCATCGACGACGATCGGCGCGCTCGCGTCGCTCGCGCCGGCGATCGGGCCGGTGATCGGCGGCTGGATCACCGATCAATGGTCCTGGCACTGGCTGTTCTACCTGAACCTGGTGCCGGGCATCGCCGTGGCCGTGCTGGTGCCGCGCTACGTGCATATCGACGAACCCGACCCGAGCCTCCTCAAGCGCGGCGACTATCTCGGCATCGCGCTGATGTCGGGCTTCCTCGGCTGCCTCGAATACGTGCTGGAGGAAGGCCCGCGCAAGAACTGGTTCAGCGACGACGCGATCGTGATCTGCGCGTGGATCTCCGCCATCTGCGGCTTCCTGTTCATCGTGCACGCGCTGACCGCGGACGATCCGGTCGTCGACCTGCGCGCGCTCGCCGTGCGCAACTTCGGGATCGGCAGCCTGCTGTCGTTCGTGACGGGCATCGGCATCTTCGTGACGGTATTCCTCACGCCGCTGTTCCTGTCGCAGGTGCGCGCGTTCAGTTCGCTGCAGATCGGCATCGCGCTGCTGTCGGTCGGCGCGTTCCAGCTGCTCGCGCTCTGCGCGTATGCGTTCGCCGCGCGCTACTTCAGCATGCGCGCGCTGCTCGTGTTCGGGCTTATCTGCTTCGGCCTCGGCTGCTACCTGTACACGCCGATCACGCACGACTGGGGCTGGCGCGAACTGCTGCTGCCGCAGGCATTGCGCGGCATCGGCCAGCAGTTCAGCGTGCCGCCGATCGTGACGATGGCGCTGGGCTCGCTGCCGCAGTCGCGGCTGAAATCGGCGAGCGGCCTGTTCAACCTGATGCGCAACCTGGGCGGCGCGATCGGCATCGCGGTGAGCGCGACGATGCTCAACGACCGGCTGAACTTTCACTACCTGCGGCTGAACGAGCACGTGAGCGCCGGCGAGCCGCAGATCGCGTCGCTGCTCGATCGCCAGGCCGCGTACTGGACCTCGGTGGCCGGCAACACGCTGGATACCGCCCAGGCCGGCCTCGCGAACCTGCATCGCCTGATCTATCGCGAAGCGCTGACGCTCACCTACGCGGATGCGTACTACGCGCTGTCGCTGTGCTTCATCGTCGCGCTGATCGCCGTCGCGTTTTCCCGTCCCATTACCCTGAACGCGCCGCCGCCGGACGCGCACTGA
- a CDS encoding MarR family winged helix-turn-helix transcriptional regulator — translation MHTTTLTDDDCFAIRQAARRISQFYERYLSRAGVTPSQYSILALLRERPGLTMATLSAVLVIERTALLRALKPLIGAALVTGRMEPRCRRQTFALTEHGEARIADAHVHWLAAQQAFEQRFGSAQAARLRDELFRITHNLPER, via the coding sequence ATGCACACGACCACCCTCACCGATGACGATTGCTTCGCGATCCGGCAGGCCGCGCGGCGTATCTCGCAGTTCTACGAACGCTATCTGTCGCGGGCGGGCGTCACGCCGTCGCAGTACAGCATTCTCGCGCTGCTGCGGGAGCGCCCGGGCCTGACGATGGCGACGCTGTCGGCGGTGCTGGTGATCGAGCGCACGGCGCTCCTGCGCGCGCTCAAGCCGCTGATCGGCGCGGCGCTCGTCACGGGCCGGATGGAGCCGCGTTGCCGCCGCCAGACGTTCGCGCTGACCGAGCACGGCGAAGCCAGGATCGCCGACGCGCATGTGCACTGGCTCGCCGCGCAGCAAGCGTTCGAGCAGCGGTTCGGGTCGGCCCAGGCGGCCCGCCTCAGAGACGAATTGTTTCGGATTACGCACAACCTGCCGGAGCGCTAG
- a CDS encoding aconitase X, translated as MLQLSERDDAMLRGAFGDGVARAMRIVTRTAEVMSAPHLIDITSAHIDGCLYHGQTSLDFVEYFVDTGARVAVPTTLNVGSLDLIHPELYHGDRTIERDARRLMEAHLQLGCESSFTCAPYQLKNRPRVGEQIAWAESNAIVFANSVLGARTSRYGDFLDLAAAITGRAPYAGLHVESNRAARIVFNAPDFGNRPSRDIYFAALGLLIGRIAGAIVPAIVGLPADTTEDELKALGAAAASSGAVALFHAVGITPEAPTLDAALHGQAAQRTVDVAMADLDEIRRTLNHGAAGDALVAVALGTPHFSLAEFRTLDALLDQFDGKPKCDFYVNTSRFILWELGELGLADKFDARGVQIVVDTCTYITPVMKQLSGLVMTNSGKWASYAPANIGVTVAYGSMRECVRSAFEGKVRFDD; from the coding sequence ATGCTGCAGTTGAGCGAGCGCGACGACGCGATGTTGCGCGGCGCATTCGGCGACGGCGTCGCACGCGCGATGCGGATCGTCACGCGCACGGCCGAGGTCATGTCGGCGCCGCACCTGATCGACATCACGTCCGCGCATATCGACGGCTGCCTTTACCACGGCCAGACGAGCCTCGACTTCGTCGAGTATTTCGTCGACACCGGCGCGCGCGTCGCGGTGCCGACCACGCTGAACGTCGGGTCGCTCGACCTGATCCATCCCGAGCTGTATCACGGCGATCGCACGATCGAGCGTGACGCCCGGCGGCTGATGGAGGCGCATCTGCAGCTCGGCTGCGAATCGAGCTTCACGTGCGCGCCGTATCAGCTGAAGAATCGTCCGCGCGTGGGCGAGCAGATCGCGTGGGCCGAATCCAATGCAATCGTGTTCGCGAATTCGGTGCTCGGTGCGCGTACCAGCCGCTATGGCGACTTTCTCGACTTGGCCGCCGCGATCACCGGGCGTGCGCCGTATGCGGGCCTGCACGTCGAATCGAATCGCGCGGCGCGGATCGTATTCAACGCGCCGGACTTCGGCAACCGGCCGTCGCGCGACATCTATTTCGCGGCGCTCGGGTTGCTGATCGGCCGGATCGCGGGCGCGATCGTCCCCGCGATCGTCGGGCTGCCCGCGGACACCACCGAAGACGAACTCAAGGCCCTCGGCGCGGCCGCCGCATCGAGCGGGGCCGTCGCGCTGTTCCATGCGGTGGGCATCACACCCGAGGCGCCGACGCTCGACGCCGCGTTGCACGGGCAGGCCGCGCAGCGAACGGTCGATGTCGCGATGGCCGACCTCGACGAGATCCGCCGCACGTTGAATCATGGCGCGGCCGGCGATGCGCTCGTCGCGGTCGCGCTCGGCACGCCGCATTTTTCGCTGGCCGAATTCCGCACGCTCGACGCGCTGCTCGATCAGTTCGACGGCAAACCGAAGTGCGATTTCTACGTGAACACGAGCCGCTTCATCCTGTGGGAGCTGGGCGAGCTCGGGCTTGCCGACAAATTCGACGCGCGCGGCGTCCAGATCGTCGTCGACACCTGCACGTACATCACGCCGGTGATGAAACAGCTGTCGGGCCTGGTGATGACCAACTCGGGGAAGTGGGCGTCGTATGCGCCCGCGAACATCGGCGTGACGGTCGCGTACGGCAGCATGCGCGAGTGCGTGCGCTCCGCGTTCGAGGGAAAGGTGCGATTCGATGACTGA